A region of the Orenia marismortui DSM 5156 genome:
AAATAGTATAGAAACCCACATTTCTTCCTAGCTAATGCCTGCTAATGTCAGTTACACGCTAGATTGTATTATCTTCGGTTCAATTAAATTATATACTTTTATATATAAGTTGTCAATTATTTTTTGAAATTTGTATAATATATGCTTATTCTATTATTAATTCAAACTATAATAAACTATAATATTGATTATAAATAAGTAAGCGCATTATGCGCTTACTTATTTATAATCCTAATTTTTTACTAATAACTTTAGCTGTGATTTCACTAACTTTAGTTTCAAAATCACCTAGTTTTTTATCTTTTGATGATAAAATAACAGCACCTAAAATATCACCTTGCTTAATAATTGGTGAAATAAGTACTGACCCTAATTTATCATCTTTGCTTCTAAAATTCGTACAAATATCTTCATCTTTAGCTTCTTCTATAATTATAGACTTTCTAGACTTCATAGCTTCTTTAACCTTATTACCTACAATTTTATCAGTATACTCATTAAAATGTGATGAGCTATCTATAATTCTATCTGTATCTGATATCATAACATTACAGTTGGTTGTTTCTACCAAAGTATCTATATATCCTTCTAAATTTCTTAATTCTCTTACTGGACTATACTTCTTTAATATAACTGTATCATTCTGATCAACATAAATCTCTAAGGTGTTCCCATTATCAATCTTCATTTCAGTTCTAATTTCTTTTGGGATTACTACTCTACCTAAATTATCGATTTTACGGACTATTCCTGTTGCTCTCATTGGTATTACACCTCCTAGTGTTTTATCATACTATTAGTATATTGCTCTTATTTCAATAATATGCTAATCATGATATATTTATTAAAAGACACCAAACTTAATCAAACAAAGCAGCTAATAAATTTAATATACTATATCACAGTATAAAACTGCCAATAAGTAAATTTCATAAAGAAAATCAGATATATAATTTCAAACAATTTATTGTAGCCATTAATAGAAACTATGATATCTATAAAGAAAAATATGAAATTTACTCAAGTTATAATAGTTAAGGATTAATAGTTTTTAGGCTAATAAATTATTATTCCCCTAATTCTTATCTGTACTAAGTCTTAAATTTCTATAGTCTTACTAATTTAATAAAGTTATTTTTACTTTGCTAGATCTCCTCCTTTAATTATTACCGCTTTGAATTCAGTAATAATAGATTGAACTCAAATTATTATTAATTTTTCTAAACTTTAATTTATTACTTTATTTATATAATCTCCTTATTGACTAATCTTATTCAAAATTAACTTAATTATTCAATTCTATTTTAAATACAGGTAAGCATTGCTAGTATTTTATAGAACAAAATAAAGAATAATAAATAATAATTACTTTTTAAGGAGCTGATATAAATAATGAAAAATAACAGTAATAATAATTTAATTCATGAACTTATTCAACAAAAAATAAATACACAGGAATATATTAGAGCATTATTTGATCAGCTAAAAAATATTAATGAATAACTTTTATCATTATCAAAGTATAAGAAGCCCTTTTTAGGGGGCTTCTTAATAAAAATTAAATTCTTCTATTCTCTTCTACTTGTGCATCCAACAACTCTTGGTCAATAGTACTAAATTCAGGTTTAAGATCTATATATCCTTTCTCAACTAAAATATCACTTAATTCTGCTATACTCTCTTTCTTTTCTGGGGGCAGACTATTAATAAACCTCCAAATTTCTCTCTCAGAAGCCTTATATTCAAACTTTACTCCTCCGTATTTTAAAAAATGTTCAACATTATCAGCCATCTTATCTCTCCTTTAATATTGATGCTTTAATTTATTGGTCATACTCTATATTATTGTAACCAAAATAAATTTTTTTATTGAAAGCTTTGTTAGAAGATTAGAGGTCACTCTCACCCATTTCTTTTTCATATTCAATATAATATTGGAGATTTCTCAAAATAGAATCTATTAATTGCTCATCCTCTAACTCCTCTAAGGTAAAATCTTCATTTGGATCATTCACATAACTAATCTGCTGCTCTGAAATTAAATTATCAACCTTATCTACCATTGTTTCCACCCTAATCTCATTAAAAATATCTGGGTGTGTTTTGATTCTTTTTATCAATTCCTGCTTAAAATCCATCTAAACAACCTCCTTTATGTATTAGATAATCTAGTACGAGAAATTCACTATATAAAGTTAATAATATTATTACTATCTTTCTTATAGAATATGTATTTTACTTTTAATTTTTCTATATTCTATATAATGAATTTAACCAAAACATAATCCCAAAATAAAAAGCCTACTCAGTTGAGTAGACTTTTTAGTAACTTTTTAGTATTTATTTTTTCTTTTTAATTAAAACAATTCCTAGTTTTCCACTTCCATCAATTCTAGATAAGTCAAGATTTAATGAAGAGTTTGAATCTAACTTAATATAGTATATTCCTTTTGGATTAATTTTTTGCTTTGCAAATTTAGGCATTCTCTGCAATTCAAAAGAATTATACTTATAAAGCTTATTATCTATCTCATTTATGGTATCAGTTATGTTTGTTGTCATCCAATTCATATAAATTTTACTAAATTCTTGATCAGTATAGTCTTCAATTACTGCTATAGGATCTTTTGAACTATTCATAATTCTATCTAAAAGTTCAGTTCCATATTGTTCTAGAACATAACTAGCAAATAATGAAGATGCCCCAGAAAAAGCTAAACTACCATCATGAGTTAATAAATCTACTTTTTGAGTATTGTTCAAATAACCATAGTCTTTATCATACACCCACCCATTACCTTTTTCAGTAGACCATCCTTCTTTCTCATAATCAATATAACCGCAAACTCTTGGAGCTAATTGTGCTAAACCTTGATCAATCCAAGCATCATTAAATATTCGACCTACCTTTGCTTTATCTGTAAAGAACAACAAATGTTGATATTGATGTGCAGCAGCAGTTAATAATGTATTGATGCTTCTATCAGAGTTTAGATAAAACATTCTCTCTTCGTTACCTTGATCATGATATAAATCAGCTGGATTAAAGTATCCTGTTACTGGTACGTCTTTAAAATCAGTTAACAATACTACAACTTTAGATTGAGCAATATCTTTGGTTAACTTAGGATAGATAACATTATCAAATTCTGCTACTAATTGTTCTACCTTTTCAGTAGCAACAGTCTTATTATTATCAACAAAAACATAAATATGTTGACCAACTGCTTCCAAAGTAGCATTTACATTAGCTTTTTTAAGGTCTTTAGAAACTACAAATTCTTTTTCATCTCCCAAAGTATATACCTTATTAGCAATCAATTCATCTCCATATTCCTTAACAAGATCAATACCTCTAGCTCTAGCATCATATTCAATCTTAGCTAATCTATCTAACTCATTATTTAAATTAAACTCTGGAGTTTCACTTGAGAAATCTAAATAAGAAAGTGCTAAAATTAATTCTTCATCAGCTTTTATATTTTTAATAGCTGCTTTTACTTTTCCAATATCATTCTGCTTATCTACAAACAGCTGTTTAATTTGTCCACCTAAAATATATAATGGGACCTCTACTCCATCTTCTTTTAAAGATATATCTTTTACTAACTTCTGATATCCTTCTCTAATAACTTCAACTTTATAATCTCCAGTATTTAAATCTTCAAAACTTAACTTTTGTCCTTCTTTTCTAGCTATTACTTTATCTTCTTTCTTTAATATAACTTTAGCCTTTAATGGATTATTATTAACATCAAATAAACTCAACTCCAAATCTGCTTTAATTACTTCAACTTTCTCTTGAGAATCTTTTGCTTGATCCTTTTCTTCAGTAGCTTCTTCTTTAACAACTGGAATTTTATCTAATTTGATCTCTTTAATCTCATTACTTGATTTTAGTACAATAGACTCTGTATAATCCTTATACCCTTCTGCAGTAGCTCTTAATTCATATTCCCCAGTAGGCAATTCTGTAAATTGAAGATTTTCACCTACTAATGTTTTACTCTCACCACTTCTAGAAATTGTTACTTCTGCTTTAACATTAGACTTAACAGTTAATGTTGATAGTTCATCTTCTTTACACCCTACCAAAATAAATAAGAGAGATAAGACTACACTTAACAACACTATTCTTTTTCTTAAAAAATTCATTGATTTTCCCCCTTTATAATTTTAATTTATTGTAAAGATTAGTAACCTAAATACCTTTTAATTAACTACTCTGGTACTTATTTGATACTAATACTTTTATATTCTTTATTGCTATAATTAATCCCTTCATAATTTAGTATAACTTAATAGATTTAGGATGGCAAATAAAAAATTCAAACTACAATTATATGTAGTTTTGAATCGCTTTGAGTATGAAACAACATTTTTAGGTACTAGAAATTAGGTTATAGATATTAGGTCATAAGTAACAAGAGTTTGCTTATAAGTTGATAGTGATTAATAACATCTAATGGTTGATAACTAAAATGTCTTACCATCTATACAATCCAGCATTTTTGACTATAGAAAAATTAACTTTACTGTTACTTATATATGTTACTGCCGATAAAAAAATATTTACTTTAATAAATTATAATAGAAAATTTAAAATTATAGCTTAAATTTATATTTGAGGGAGGAGCAGGAGCAAAAGCCCCTCTTAATGACTTTTATCTAAGAAATCAAACAGACTAACAACATTATCATTAGAATTTCTTAAAGATAAATCAATATCTTCTTTTGATAAAAAGTTAATCACCTGATTTCTTCCTTCTTTATACCTTGATTTAATTGTATTTTCAAAAAGATCGTCAAAGACACTCTTAATCATAAGCATCTCTAAGCTATTAAAACCTTTATTATCTTCTTCTTCTTTTTGAAATATATCAATCATATCATGAGCAATTTGAAGACAATAATCAGCATCAATTAATCCCTGAGCTCTTTGATCTTGACTGAGTCTCATTATATTAATTCCCCCCTCAATATTATTATCTCTAAATCTTATCTTTTTTATTTTCTATATAACAATATATTAAATATTTATAGTTCAATAATTTTAATCTATTTTTACTCAAATGGCTAATGTAAATATTTTACTTTAACATTTTCTTCTTTATTGTATATTATGTATTGAAAAAGCAAGAAAAGATAAATGAATTTTATTTTTTGCTTTGTACCTAATTTTCAAATTAACTCTAGTGCTTATATTAAATTTGAAGGAGGGATATATAATGGGAATGTATGATGATAATGCTATGCTTTTCATCTTCTTAATTCTTATCTTGTTACTTTTTAGTGGCGATATGGGAATAAAATACTAACTAAATTTTTAACTTATCTAAAAGGAGGTATTTAAGATGGGTATGTATGAGGACAATACTATGCTTTTTATCTTCTTAATTCTTATCTTATTACTTTTTAGTGGTGATATGGGAGTAAAATACTAATTAAATTATCTTAATAAGGAGGAATACATAATGGGTATGTATGATGATAATGCTATGCTTTTTATCTTCTTAATTCTTATCTTGTTACTTTTTAGTGGTGATATGGGAGTAAAGTACTAAATTAAAATTTAATAAGGGAGGAAATCAAATGGGATTATATGGTGGTGGTAATTTGCTTTGGCTTATTATATTAATTATTTTACCATTATTATTTGGTGGTACAACAGAACTTAAACCTGGATTAAAACCAGGTATCAAATATTAAGATAAAAAGCTGGTCCGCTGACCAGCTTTTTTACATTATTAGTCTTCTATTTTTTCAAACATATCTTTGCTTACACCACATAATGGACATTCCCAATCCTCTGGAATATCTTCAAAAGCAGTACCTGCTTCAATGCCACTATCTGGATCTCCTTTTTCAGGATCATAAACATAACCACATACTGTACATTCATATTTAGCCATAAAATAATCTCCTCCTTAATATTTATCTTACACTTTTATTGTAATCATTTCCTTGAGATTTTATAAGTGAATTTTTATTTATCTTATTTATGTAAAATAATGATATAAGTTTTACAAAATCAATCTATTAGAAATGATTACTAATAGTAGTTATATTATAACTCATATGCTTGTTAATGTCAACAGTAATTGCTGCTTCTATATCATTCGATATTTTCCTTAATAGAAATCATATATCTATATTTCACCATCATAGATTTCATCAATTGCAGTATTTACAATTTTTAAAGCATCTTTAAAAGAGCTTTTATATTTTATCTTCATTTTCTCAAAATGAGTAGCACCTTTTTCAGTTATACGATAATAACGAATCGACCTTTTATCAGGTTCATCCCACCAAGCCTCTAAGTAACCTTCATCTTCCATTTCACGCAATAATGGATAAACCATACCCCGAGATGGCTTCCAGCGAGTTCCCATTTGTTCATTGATAGTATCGAGAATCTTCTGACCATACATCCTCCCATGTTTTTCCACTAAATGTAAAATGTAAATAGATGTAAAAGCAGTTGTACTTATTTTAGCAGGAAACTGACGATTCAATTTTCCTTTATAGTCCAATTTTTCTCCCCCTTTTTTAGCTTATTATATTCATAATTGACTTATTTATAAATGACTTATATTATTATTTAGGTAATTTTTACTTGAATTCCTGCAAAAATTTTATATAGGCATTTGATTTTTAATAAATTTTTTTATAAAATTAATACTGTTGCTATAAAAAGAGAATACATAAGGAGGATTTATATGTGGGTTAAAAGAAGAATTTCAAGTTATCGGTTCTCTAAAATAAATAATTATGCTGATGCGCTTGAAAAAACAGTTAATATACTAAAGAAGAAATTTGGTGATAACAAAGTTTTTTTATCAGAGGAGAACGACAAATCAGGTAAAAAGCATATCTTTATCAAGGCTAATTTGAAAAAAGAAGAAAGCAATAAGTTCAATACAATTTATGATGATATTACTACCATGTTCTTCGCTGGAAAAAGCAACCAGAAGTTCGATTTTTAAGAGAATCCCTTTCATTTTTGAAAGGGATTTTTTATTATCTGAAATTAAATTGCTATTGCTATTAAAGTTTATTATGTTATTTTTTACTTATTATAAAGCTACTAGTTCAAGGTAAGACTATAAAAAAGAGTAAAGGAGGTTAAATAAATTGGCCCAAGGACCAAAAGAAAAGTCTTATAATCATGAAGCTAGTGATAATCCCGGCAGTCCAGGTAATTCTTTTGTCCATGAACCTAATATATTAGAACAAGAGTTAGGTTCAACTCAAGATCCTAGAGAAATTCCTCAAGGTTATGCAGGTACTCATAGTATGCCAGCACTTTTTGGCTGGATAAGTCAAGAATATCAAAGACAAATTGCTGATGAATTAGTTGATATAGGAAAAAATAAAACACCTAAGAAGATAAAATAATAGTTCCCTAAAGAATAGGTCTTCTGACCTATTCTTTATTATCACTAATATCCACAGTATCTTTACCTAAATTATCATTCCTCAAATCAAAATATATACTATTATCGATTGGATTATAACTAGCAAATAGTACATTTTCTATTTTAAAAATATTATTTTTTCTCAAATTATCCTCTAACCATTCTCTAGTAAGTCCATGTTGCTTTAAATTTGGCTCTATTAATTCTCCATCAGCAATCAACTCTGTACATATACTCTCTTCTTGACCGTCTAAATTTAAATCTTGAGGGGTCAGTGATTTTTTATTAGCATTAGGAAGTACACTTAATTTACCATCAGTTTCTAAAATAGCAAAATGTGCATCTCTAATATCAAAAATATTATTCTTTCTTAATTCTGAAAGAAGGTCTTCTAAGTTAAACCTTGTCTTTCTAAGATTATCTTCTAAAATCTTGCCTTGATGAATTAAAATCGTTGCTTCACCTTCTATTACCTTTCTAACTTTTCTATTTTTTAATGCAATATATTGCATTAAAAAGGTTAAAGCTGCAAATAAGAACAAACCAATAAAATGCTGCCAAGTTCTCTGATCTAAATCACTAGCCATATTACCAGCTATGGATCCAAAGGTAATACCATTAATATAATCATAAAAGGTTAATTCACCAATCTGTTTCTTGCCTATTATTCTAGCAAAAAAGAAAGTAGCATAAAACGCTACTAATGTTTGTATAATAATTTCTATTATTACCCTCATTTTTAACCCTCCCTAAGTATCTCAAGCTCACAATTAGGGTAGACTAAAATAAAAATATTTATTATTATAAAGGAGATTTTATGTCTTTATCTATTCAAGTTATATTAACAATATTGTTTATTGTTGTTGGTTTTGCAATTCTTTATTATCTGTCTAAAAAAGAAATGTTATAACAAATAAGCGGGTGTATAAATACACCCGCTTATTTTAACTTTTGAACAATCAAAAAATTTAACTTGCTATCAAATTTATTAGTATGTCATTTTTGTAATAGAATTACAACTGCTAGTGATAAGTTTCAACCCCTTAAAGTAGAGAATATTTTTCAGTTGACATACTTCATTTAAAATAATTTATTATATTTTAATCTTTTCAAGAAACATAATCGATAGATATTTGATTCCCCACTAAAATTTGAAAGTAACTTCTATCTTATCGATTAATATAGTAATTACAATATATAATCCTAGCGTGTTTCTCAATCTTTTGACCTTAACTGAAAAAATTACTGTTTAAACGAAGAAAACAATAATAAGCATTTACAACATGGCAGATACTTTTTTATAAAACTATTAATTCAAGATCCACAATTAATATTTCTTATTTCTGAGTAAGTTTAATTTTTTCTTGACCTTTTTGCTTGCTTTTTTGTCAATGACGCCCCGCAGGAGAACATTAAAAATTAAAATTTCACGAAGGGTTATCTGTTCAAACCCGAAGAAGTAGTCTTGGGCTGAAAAAGTAAATCGCCCTTAGGCAAAACCTACAGCAGAATATCTAGATTAAAATATAAAGCAAAATATCATCTACTAAACTCAACACTCAAAAATATATAAAAAAAAGCAGCCCACAACTGTGGACTACTTCCCCTTTATATATCAATATTATCGGCTAAATCTGCATTCTTCATAATAAACTCTCTTCTTAATCTAGCTTTAGAACCCATCAATCTATTAAAGACATCATCAGCCACTATCTCATCATCAATCTCTACCTTTTGTAACTTGCGATTTTCTGGATCCATTGTAGTCTTCCATAACTGTCCTGGATTCATCTCACCTAAACCTTTGTAACGCTGAATACTTAT
Encoded here:
- a CDS encoding stage V sporulation T C-terminal domain-containing protein; its protein translation is MRATGIVRKIDNLGRVVIPKEIRTEMKIDNGNTLEIYVDQNDTVILKKYSPVRELRNLEGYIDTLVETTNCNVMISDTDRIIDSSSHFNEYTDKIVGNKVKEAMKSRKSIIIEEAKDEDICTNFRSKDDKLGSVLISPIIKQGDILGAVILSSKDKKLGDFETKVSEITAKVISKKLGL
- a CDS encoding peptidase associated/transthyretin-like domain-containing protein encodes the protein MNFLRKRIVLLSVVLSLLFILVGCKEDELSTLTVKSNVKAEVTISRSGESKTLVGENLQFTELPTGEYELRATAEGYKDYTESIVLKSSNEIKEIKLDKIPVVKEEATEEKDQAKDSQEKVEVIKADLELSLFDVNNNPLKAKVILKKEDKVIARKEGQKLSFEDLNTGDYKVEVIREGYQKLVKDISLKEDGVEVPLYILGGQIKQLFVDKQNDIGKVKAAIKNIKADEELILALSYLDFSSETPEFNLNNELDRLAKIEYDARARGIDLVKEYGDELIANKVYTLGDEKEFVVSKDLKKANVNATLEAVGQHIYVFVDNNKTVATEKVEQLVAEFDNVIYPKLTKDIAQSKVVVLLTDFKDVPVTGYFNPADLYHDQGNEERMFYLNSDRSINTLLTAAAHQYQHLLFFTDKAKVGRIFNDAWIDQGLAQLAPRVCGYIDYEKEGWSTEKGNGWVYDKDYGYLNNTQKVDLLTHDGSLAFSGASSLFASYVLEQYGTELLDRIMNSSKDPIAVIEDYTDQEFSKIYMNWMTTNITDTINEIDNKLYKYNSFELQRMPKFAKQKINPKGIYYIKLDSNSSLNLDLSRIDGSGKLGIVLIKKKK
- the rd gene encoding rubredoxin, coding for MAKYECTVCGYVYDPEKGDPDSGIEAGTAFEDIPEDWECPLCGVSKDMFEKIED
- a CDS encoding PadR family transcriptional regulator, encoding MDYKGKLNRQFPAKISTTAFTSIYILHLVEKHGRMYGQKILDTINEQMGTRWKPSRGMVYPLLREMEDEGYLEAWWDEPDKRSIRYYRITEKGATHFEKMKIKYKSSFKDALKIVNTAIDEIYDGEI
- a CDS encoding YetF domain-containing protein, whose translation is MRVIIEIIIQTLVAFYATFFFARIIGKKQIGELTFYDYINGITFGSIAGNMASDLDQRTWQHFIGLFLFAALTFLMQYIALKNRKVRKVIEGEATILIHQGKILEDNLRKTRFNLEDLLSELRKNNIFDIRDAHFAILETDGKLSVLPNANKKSLTPQDLNLDGQEESICTELIADGELIEPNLKQHGLTREWLEDNLRKNNIFKIENVLFASYNPIDNSIYFDLRNDNLGKDTVDISDNKE